In a genomic window of Hyphomonas sp.:
- a CDS encoding S26 family signal peptidase, with translation MRKAPFAFTIGLSVLCLGSLGFSLKPNLIWNRTDSAPRGLYWVKDADISVGDWVVVSPESEPVLWIADHGFIGPDWPVIKRVAALKDAKICREQETVSIDGMPVAIAKSMTAAGLDLPVWQGCRALGDEEVFLLGDHENSLDGRYFGQVHRQDLDGRAHLVWRSQGKDKGQRIDADATK, from the coding sequence GTGAGGAAAGCACCTTTCGCGTTCACCATTGGCCTGTCGGTCCTCTGTCTTGGAAGTCTCGGATTTTCACTGAAACCGAACCTTATCTGGAACCGGACCGACAGCGCGCCGCGAGGCCTTTATTGGGTGAAGGATGCTGACATTTCTGTCGGAGACTGGGTCGTGGTTTCACCGGAAAGCGAACCCGTTCTTTGGATCGCGGATCATGGTTTTATCGGGCCGGACTGGCCCGTGATCAAGCGCGTGGCAGCGTTAAAAGATGCTAAAATCTGCCGCGAGCAAGAGACAGTTTCAATCGATGGAATGCCCGTCGCAATCGCCAAAAGCATGACGGCGGCTGGCCTCGATCTACCCGTTTGGCAGGGCTGCCGGGCGCTTGGAGACGAAGAAGTTTTCCTGCTTGGCGATCATGAGAACAGCCTGGACGGGCGGTATTTCGGGCAGGTGCACAGGCAGGACCTGGATGGCCGGGCTCATCTGGTCTGGCGCAGTCAGGGCAAAGACAAGGGCCAGCGCATCGATGCGGATGCAACGAAGTAA
- a CDS encoding DUF3363 domain-containing protein, producing MASWHSQSLARMRMRRVVVKVHIARAGKVGGKGLFRAHLKYLQRDGVDRDGKGGELYSKDRENVGDRDFVERSEKDRHQFRIIVAPEDGDALGDLKENTRALMAQMEKDLGTRLDWVAVDHHNTGHPHTHVVIRGKDQNGKDLVIAREYLTKGLRRQAEDLATLTLGPRRDVEILQLQKREVGQDRYTLIDKGLEADAVEGLIEIGSAGTSGDRFKRSLRLSRLKHLEALRLAEKLDASTWKLSPRLGETLQAMGRKGDIIRTLSAEHMQGRVPDVHFFSGRPSNAQPVLGEVLSSGPEDELRDRRFLLVRSFEGEVWHVDASGIEPGSMPPDGAVVEVTRAKVKPLAADRTIFEVAERSGGVYSDALHKLEDPGSSEAYRLAHKRRLEALRRGGIVERVHDGSWQVPANYLERAAEFEAAKGRGVRVGVKSWLGLEAAVEREADSWLDSEEAEEPKVAESRRLRELHTKRREFLMRAGWLGDDNERLSEVSKKALQSAEMREAAASIGKKLGAQFWKLDAASSLHGQLIGTTDLAAGRFAIVQNGKQFALVPWRNEMGRYMQRDLVVRRAADGLSWRLASGRARGLEI from the coding sequence ATGGCCTCCTGGCATAGTCAGAGCCTCGCCCGGATGCGTATGCGTCGCGTGGTCGTGAAGGTGCACATTGCGCGGGCTGGAAAGGTTGGCGGCAAGGGGCTGTTCAGGGCGCACCTCAAATACCTCCAGCGGGACGGCGTGGACCGCGATGGAAAGGGCGGCGAGCTCTATTCAAAAGACCGCGAGAATGTGGGTGACCGGGACTTCGTCGAGCGTAGCGAAAAGGATCGTCACCAATTCCGGATTATTGTGGCACCGGAAGACGGGGATGCGTTGGGCGACCTGAAAGAGAACACTCGTGCCCTGATGGCGCAGATGGAAAAGGATCTCGGCACGCGGCTCGACTGGGTCGCGGTCGATCACCACAATACCGGTCATCCGCATACGCATGTCGTCATCCGGGGAAAGGACCAGAACGGCAAGGATCTCGTCATTGCGCGGGAATATCTGACCAAGGGGCTGAGGCGGCAGGCAGAAGACCTTGCCACGCTGACGCTTGGACCGAGGCGGGATGTCGAAATCCTCCAGTTGCAGAAGCGGGAGGTGGGGCAGGACCGTTATACGTTGATTGATAAAGGGCTCGAGGCGGATGCGGTCGAGGGTCTGATCGAGATCGGGTCGGCAGGGACGTCTGGCGATCGGTTCAAGCGTTCGCTGAGGCTGTCGAGATTGAAGCATCTGGAAGCGTTGCGCCTGGCTGAAAAGCTGGACGCATCGACTTGGAAGCTTTCGCCCAGACTGGGTGAGACGCTTCAGGCCATGGGGCGCAAGGGCGATATCATCCGGACGCTGTCTGCCGAGCATATGCAGGGCAGAGTGCCTGACGTGCATTTCTTCTCGGGCAGGCCTTCCAACGCCCAGCCTGTTCTGGGGGAGGTTCTGTCGAGCGGTCCGGAGGATGAATTGCGGGACCGGCGGTTCCTTCTGGTGCGAAGCTTTGAAGGCGAAGTCTGGCATGTCGATGCAAGCGGGATCGAGCCGGGGTCGATGCCGCCGGACGGAGCAGTAGTGGAGGTCACTCGGGCGAAGGTGAAACCGCTGGCGGCGGACAGGACGATCTTCGAGGTCGCTGAGCGGTCGGGTGGGGTGTATTCCGACGCGCTTCACAAGCTAGAAGATCCGGGGTCATCGGAGGCTTACAGGCTGGCGCATAAACGGCGCCTTGAGGCGCTGCGGCGGGGTGGGATTGTTGAACGGGTTCATGATGGGAGTTGGCAGGTGCCGGCGAATTATCTTGAGCGGGCGGCCGAGTTTGAGGCAGCAAAGGGACGGGGAGTACGCGTTGGCGTGAAGTCGTGGCTTGGATTGGAGGCAGCAGTTGAGCGGGAGGCTGATAGCTGGCTGGATAGCGAAGAGGCGGAAGAACCGAAAGTCGCAGAAAGTCGGCGACTGCGGGAGCTCCATACAAAGCGGCGGGAGTTTCTGATGCGTGCCGGCTGGTTAGGCGACGACAACGAACGCCTGTCTGAGGTATCGAAGAAGGCGCTCCAGTCAGCCGAGATGAGGGAAGCTGCGGCTAGTATTGGGAAAAAGTTGGGAGCTCAGTTTTGGAAGCTCGATGCGGCGAGCTCGTTACATGGCCAATTGATTGGTACCACCGACCTAGCGGCGGGGCGGTTTGCAATTGTGCAGAATGGAAAGCAGTTTGCGCTTGTACCGTGGAGAAATGAGATGGGGCGATATATGCAGCGTGACCTGGTCGTTCGGCGAGCCGCTGACGGCCTATCTTGGCGGCTGGCTTCAGGCAGAGCCAGAGGGCTGGAGATTTGA
- a CDS encoding DUF6527 family protein yields the protein MLSRLLRIFASLGFIKADFIASWKDRFPKGQPEAKRELVIVGDQEIQKWACMTCPGGCGERIALSLNPNRRPRWKVTLDKVRRPTITPSVHQTNSCGCHFWVKKGKIEWCKDGKPRRRG from the coding sequence ATGTTGTCACGACTGCTACGCATATTTGCTTCACTTGGCTTCATAAAGGCTGACTTCATCGCAAGCTGGAAAGACCGGTTTCCCAAGGGTCAGCCAGAAGCGAAGCGAGAACTGGTCATCGTTGGGGATCAAGAGATCCAGAAATGGGCATGTATGACCTGCCCAGGAGGGTGCGGGGAGCGAATAGCACTTTCGCTGAACCCTAATCGACGTCCCCGCTGGAAAGTCACCCTAGACAAAGTGCGCCGACCGACAATCACGCCTTCTGTTCATCAGACCAACAGTTGCGGGTGTCACTTTTGGGTAAAGAAGGGAAAAATCGAATGGTGCAAAGATGGGAAGCCGCGTAGGCGCGGTTAG
- a CDS encoding ThiF family adenylyltransferase — protein MSHLFRPIPTEELISASARHVSWKTEGFIRLLTDARNSGTVPAIVHTHPGGVAAFSDQDDENEAKLARTVTLKGLPGLISLVVGGDGQIAARFWFDQSRFELIDEVSEIGARLRFRQTPGASAVTQDALDRQARLFGDDFNRILSGLRIGIVGAGATGSAVNCLLTRLGVGHLLMVDRDRLEATNLNRVHGTGRSDVGTQKVKLAERETIRAGLGVEFIGLEAWCGEPETRDALKSCDVIFGCTDDHSGRLFLNRLATYYGIPLIDVGLRMRNRGGERVDVTGRVSTLVTGHQCLLCQGVVDPKIAGEDALRQRDPEAYARLKDEAYIKGGGDPAPAVVTFTTEMACVAVNSLIDALTGYQGGQGMVARRIRRFHQNDDRVIEGATPMHCPLCGTGENRGLADQIPFLGMVR, from the coding sequence GTGTCGCATCTGTTCAGACCAATACCGACTGAGGAATTGATCAGTGCTTCCGCTCGCCATGTCTCCTGGAAAACCGAAGGATTTATTAGACTTCTTACGGACGCGAGAAATTCCGGGACGGTTCCGGCGATTGTCCACACCCACCCTGGGGGCGTAGCGGCGTTCTCCGACCAAGACGACGAGAACGAGGCAAAGCTTGCCCGAACAGTTACCTTGAAAGGACTTCCTGGCCTTATCAGCCTAGTTGTAGGCGGGGACGGTCAGATCGCGGCCAGGTTCTGGTTCGATCAGAGCCGCTTCGAGCTGATAGACGAGGTTTCAGAGATTGGCGCTCGATTGCGGTTCAGACAGACTCCTGGTGCTTCTGCTGTTACCCAAGACGCCCTTGATCGCCAGGCGAGGCTCTTCGGCGACGATTTCAATCGCATCCTCAGTGGGCTGAGAATTGGCATCGTTGGCGCAGGTGCGACAGGCAGCGCCGTCAATTGTCTTTTGACCCGACTAGGTGTCGGGCACCTTCTAATGGTTGATCGTGATCGGCTCGAGGCGACGAACCTTAACCGCGTCCATGGCACCGGGCGGAGTGATGTTGGTACCCAGAAAGTCAAACTGGCAGAACGTGAAACAATCCGTGCAGGGCTGGGTGTTGAGTTTATCGGTTTGGAAGCCTGGTGCGGAGAGCCGGAAACGCGAGATGCATTGAAGAGCTGTGATGTCATATTCGGGTGCACGGATGATCATAGTGGTCGTCTGTTCCTGAACCGACTGGCCACCTACTATGGCATTCCCCTGATCGATGTGGGACTGCGCATGCGTAACAGGGGCGGCGAGCGTGTCGATGTCACTGGACGCGTATCGACACTTGTTACCGGACATCAGTGCCTCTTGTGTCAGGGTGTGGTCGACCCAAAAATCGCGGGCGAAGACGCTCTGAGGCAGCGAGACCCAGAAGCCTACGCACGGCTCAAAGACGAGGCTTACATCAAAGGCGGCGGTGATCCTGCCCCAGCGGTTGTCACGTTCACCACCGAAATGGCTTGTGTCGCGGTGAATTCACTCATCGATGCGCTGACGGGTTATCAGGGCGGTCAGGGCATGGTTGCCAGGCGGATCAGGCGTTTTCACCAAAATGACGACAGGGTCATTGAAGGGGCTACTCCAATGCATTGTCCGCTCTGCGGAACCGGCGAGAACCGAGGGCTGGCTGACCAAATACCCTTCCTAGGAATGGTGAGATAA
- a CDS encoding multiubiquitin domain-containing protein, producing the protein MTQPHPEKGEPDDLRAAIEQGRPLRTDRGYRVLIGDEKLDFQPLVLHDPKPLARQLAEAKGARIAEDYVVAAILTNGDIETLRPDEPYDLRARGAEKFLVVRSDRTFRFMIDNADLEWPLPVISGLVVKSLAKLPDGYDLYQEVRGGKGHDIKIDDCILINLDDPGLERFISIEAETTEGLASLPEADEAYLTQQGIEFDVVGDRAGAGVILKGFPLADGVFDQSHVDLLIMLPLGYPDACPDMFYVLPWVRSLKTGQYPHAADVSHQFANQTWQRWSRHSQIWRPGVDGIHTMVARARSAFEKCAK; encoded by the coding sequence ATGACCCAACCACATCCAGAAAAAGGCGAGCCTGATGACCTCCGTGCTGCCATCGAACAGGGCCGTCCGTTGCGCACTGATCGTGGATACCGCGTGCTGATCGGTGACGAGAAGCTGGATTTCCAGCCACTCGTGCTGCACGATCCAAAGCCGCTTGCCCGCCAGCTTGCCGAAGCAAAAGGTGCCAGAATTGCAGAAGACTATGTCGTCGCTGCGATCCTCACCAACGGCGATATCGAAACTCTGCGACCCGACGAGCCCTATGATCTGCGCGCACGCGGTGCGGAGAAGTTCCTCGTGGTGCGTTCAGATCGCACATTTCGCTTTATGATCGACAATGCAGACCTGGAATGGCCTCTGCCGGTTATCAGTGGGCTCGTGGTGAAGTCTCTCGCCAAGCTACCCGATGGGTACGATTTGTATCAAGAAGTGCGCGGCGGGAAGGGCCACGACATCAAGATTGATGATTGCATTTTGATCAATCTCGATGATCCGGGCCTTGAGCGTTTCATCAGCATTGAGGCCGAGACGACCGAAGGCTTGGCGTCGTTGCCTGAGGCTGACGAAGCTTATTTGACCCAGCAAGGCATCGAGTTCGACGTTGTAGGCGATCGAGCGGGCGCGGGCGTGATCCTCAAAGGCTTCCCGCTTGCAGACGGTGTGTTTGACCAGTCTCATGTCGACTTGTTGATCATGTTACCGCTTGGCTATCCGGATGCTTGCCCAGACATGTTTTACGTTCTGCCATGGGTGCGGTCGTTGAAAACGGGTCAGTATCCGCACGCTGCCGATGTGTCTCATCAATTCGCCAATCAGACATGGCAGCGCTGGTCTCGCCATAGTCAGATCTGGCGTCCTGGTGTTGACGGGATCCATACGATGGTCGCCCGTGCCCGCAGCGCCTTCGAGAAGTGTGCGAAGTGA
- a CDS encoding ATP-dependent helicase translates to MDAIEATRQRAASLFCEAVAAGAPENDLFERVVWEARRRDLEVKSFPKGHDMLRGGRALFDADADLILHEETGSRFEDAFLIAHEIAHHVFGGLVRSVPTVEVDPMRQAGGSTRSEGHVVDYHRRDRREVQMDMFAREFLLPRFVVRKMHLEDGLSAPDIAARFDAPVEIVTVQLFDGLFLPEVTQRDQPVQAPKPLNPEQASAASHTGAAFLLEAGPGTGKTQTLVGRVLALRDRGVDPESILVLTFSNKAAGEMLDRITGRWPEAAGTLWAGTFHSFGYDLIKRFHKKLGLGGEPRLIDQAEAVALLEDEFPRLDLHHFKDVWDPTQTIRDLLSAISRANDEVISPDEFMHLAEKMLAEAPGTEACERAQKTLECAKVYAAYTALKKERDVLDFGDLVQLPVRLLEAHEDVRAYLADRYAHILVDEYQDVNRASVRLLKGLKPAGEGLWVVGDPKQSIYRFRGASSLNVSRFSADFPGAKIGQLSRNYRSSTEICVTVKSFATAQMGAAGERFEFVAQRDTFGTKPVFSLAASKDHEIDLIAQQIAADLEKGISLRDQAVLCKGNDRLAEIAKGLAARGVSILYLGPLFDRPEVKDMLSLLSLVVDPLAMGIVRAAQLPEFQMPLGDVDRILDHLKQADQPGPLHWSRIQPSELGLSDHGLSGFTALQKVFAEFCPDASAWDVLRELLFEHTSYGARLAFGLLQGQPNPAIAIWQLQNFIRAVRPGGKGFPIKRLLDHICRLVALSDERDLRELPPAASEIDAVRMMTIHASKGLEFGSVHLPSLANGVLPRAFQTSKAPPLPDGMIEAFDGTITQYMADGHKEEQACIFFVALSRAESRLWLYSPGFQGPNRRRSPSPYIDQLEGIEHVDLSGNASRTESNETPSALPVRFDDHIQMSLSQLGLFERCPRRFFYTHVLRIGGRRRETPFMQMHNAVQEVVSEINAITDGPIDYETAMTMLDAAWKDSGPIDHGYAADYKRIAIGLVETLLNLRSGHQVQTGAPIHYDMGGLTVVVTADASEISPTGQKRLRRVRTGKSSKSVGEGLEAAVFQSVAAREGVDAEIVFLANADVVPLEMTTRKLSNRLEALKGFGESIASGQFPPRPGRTCPQCPAFFICGELPTGELKRKNLN, encoded by the coding sequence ATGGACGCGATTGAGGCCACGCGACAGCGCGCCGCGTCTCTTTTTTGCGAAGCCGTGGCGGCTGGCGCGCCGGAAAATGATCTGTTCGAACGAGTAGTCTGGGAGGCTCGCCGCCGCGACCTGGAAGTCAAGAGTTTTCCTAAAGGTCACGACATGCTGCGAGGCGGTCGCGCGTTGTTTGACGCCGATGCGGATCTCATATTGCACGAGGAAACCGGATCGCGATTTGAGGACGCATTTCTCATCGCACACGAGATTGCCCATCATGTCTTTGGTGGCCTCGTCCGATCTGTCCCAACCGTTGAGGTCGACCCTATGCGGCAAGCTGGCGGGTCAACGCGCTCTGAGGGCCATGTCGTCGACTATCATCGACGAGATCGGCGCGAAGTCCAAATGGACATGTTTGCGCGTGAGTTTCTTCTCCCTCGGTTTGTCGTTCGCAAAATGCACTTGGAAGACGGCTTGAGCGCACCTGACATCGCGGCGAGGTTCGACGCGCCTGTGGAGATAGTTACCGTTCAGCTGTTCGATGGGCTTTTTCTGCCTGAGGTAACGCAACGAGATCAACCTGTGCAGGCGCCCAAGCCGCTCAATCCGGAACAAGCAAGTGCCGCAAGTCATACCGGTGCGGCTTTCTTGCTTGAGGCCGGACCAGGCACAGGGAAAACCCAAACCCTGGTCGGACGCGTCTTGGCCCTCAGGGATCGAGGCGTTGACCCAGAAAGCATCCTTGTCCTGACCTTTTCAAACAAGGCGGCTGGGGAAATGCTGGACAGGATCACGGGCCGCTGGCCCGAAGCCGCTGGAACGCTTTGGGCCGGGACATTTCATTCGTTTGGATATGATCTCATCAAGAGGTTTCACAAGAAGCTCGGATTGGGCGGTGAACCGCGCCTGATCGATCAGGCCGAAGCCGTTGCCTTGCTCGAAGACGAATTCCCTCGATTGGACCTCCATCATTTCAAGGATGTATGGGATCCGACACAAACGATCCGCGATCTGCTGAGCGCGATCTCACGAGCGAATGATGAAGTGATTAGCCCGGATGAGTTCATGCACCTGGCTGAAAAGATGTTGGCCGAAGCCCCGGGTACTGAAGCCTGTGAGCGAGCACAGAAAACCTTGGAGTGCGCCAAGGTATACGCAGCCTACACAGCGCTAAAAAAGGAGCGCGATGTCTTGGATTTCGGCGACCTCGTCCAACTCCCTGTCCGGTTGCTTGAGGCGCATGAGGATGTCAGGGCGTATCTTGCAGACCGATACGCGCACATACTTGTTGACGAGTATCAGGATGTGAACCGGGCAAGCGTCCGTCTGCTCAAGGGGTTGAAGCCGGCCGGAGAAGGTTTGTGGGTCGTTGGAGATCCAAAGCAGTCGATCTACAGATTCCGGGGCGCGTCGTCATTGAATGTGTCACGTTTCAGCGCCGATTTCCCGGGTGCCAAGATAGGTCAACTCTCTAGAAACTATCGCTCATCGACTGAAATCTGCGTGACCGTAAAGTCGTTCGCTACGGCGCAAATGGGCGCTGCCGGTGAGCGGTTTGAGTTTGTTGCTCAGCGAGACACATTTGGCACAAAACCTGTTTTCAGTCTCGCAGCCTCGAAAGACCATGAGATTGATCTAATCGCACAGCAGATTGCGGCTGACCTTGAAAAGGGCATCTCGCTGCGCGACCAAGCTGTGCTCTGCAAAGGTAACGATAGACTTGCAGAGATTGCCAAGGGTCTTGCCGCCCGAGGTGTCTCCATCCTGTATCTCGGGCCTCTTTTCGACCGTCCCGAAGTGAAAGACATGCTTTCGCTCCTGTCGCTGGTCGTCGACCCCCTTGCGATGGGGATTGTGAGAGCGGCCCAATTGCCGGAATTCCAGATGCCCCTTGGGGATGTTGATCGCATCCTAGACCATTTGAAGCAGGCCGACCAACCAGGCCCGCTTCACTGGTCCCGGATCCAACCGTCCGAGCTCGGGCTAAGTGATCATGGTCTAAGCGGTTTTACAGCGCTTCAAAAGGTGTTTGCCGAGTTTTGTCCCGATGCCAGTGCGTGGGATGTTCTCCGCGAGCTACTTTTCGAACACACGAGCTACGGTGCTCGCCTCGCCTTTGGTTTGCTCCAGGGGCAACCAAATCCAGCCATAGCGATCTGGCAGTTGCAGAATTTCATTCGCGCAGTGCGCCCCGGCGGCAAAGGTTTTCCGATCAAGCGGCTTCTGGACCACATATGCCGACTGGTGGCCCTGTCGGATGAAAGAGACCTTCGCGAGCTTCCCCCAGCTGCGAGCGAAATTGACGCGGTTCGCATGATGACCATACACGCGAGCAAGGGTTTGGAATTCGGATCTGTCCATTTGCCGAGCCTTGCAAACGGCGTGTTGCCCCGCGCATTTCAGACCAGCAAAGCGCCGCCTTTGCCTGACGGCATGATTGAGGCGTTCGATGGGACGATCACGCAGTACATGGCGGATGGACACAAAGAAGAGCAGGCGTGCATATTCTTTGTCGCGCTGTCTCGAGCGGAGAGCAGACTGTGGCTCTATTCGCCTGGATTCCAAGGCCCAAACCGTAGGCGATCACCCTCACCATACATCGACCAACTCGAAGGCATCGAACACGTCGATTTGAGCGGCAATGCATCGCGAACAGAAAGCAATGAGACGCCAAGCGCGTTGCCAGTGCGTTTTGACGATCACATTCAAATGAGCCTCAGTCAGTTGGGCTTGTTTGAACGTTGCCCCCGACGGTTTTTCTACACTCACGTGTTGCGCATTGGCGGTCGACGCCGGGAAACGCCGTTCATGCAAATGCATAACGCGGTCCAAGAAGTGGTAAGCGAGATCAACGCCATCACTGATGGTCCAATAGACTACGAAACCGCAATGACCATGCTTGATGCAGCTTGGAAAGACAGCGGCCCCATAGATCATGGGTATGCGGCGGACTACAAAAGAATTGCTATCGGCTTAGTGGAAACCCTGCTCAACCTTAGATCTGGTCACCAGGTACAGACCGGTGCACCTATTCACTATGATATGGGTGGGCTCACAGTCGTTGTAACGGCTGATGCGAGTGAGATCTCCCCAACTGGCCAGAAGCGCTTGCGGCGCGTGAGGACCGGCAAATCATCAAAGTCAGTGGGTGAGGGATTGGAAGCCGCGGTTTTCCAATCTGTCGCTGCTCGAGAAGGCGTCGATGCCGAGATTGTCTTTCTTGCGAATGCCGACGTGGTGCCCCTGGAGATGACGACACGCAAGCTCAGCAATAGGCTTGAGGCGCTCAAAGGCTTTGGCGAATCTATTGCCTCCGGACAATTTCCACCAAGGCCTGGGCGGACCTGTCCGCAGTGTCCGGCCTTTTTCATCTGCGGTGAGCTCCCGACGGGTGAGCTCAAGAGAAAAAATCTGAACTGA
- a CDS encoding sigma factor-like helix-turn-helix DNA-binding protein, with product MEKPADEFRTSPVPVLQAVNQTDGTRYYRPAPIEAAIQVAKELSRETVLARAKIRNTDAPGYVPSEVLVHLLRASTDDKSDTFFDALYQLIIQRIEALCPVPSRRTQDGGDSAASTALFVRETVVGQVNEYIARDREGYCEKLDFFEVRFNQAIARRRSTAKRTIARREARTDSMDAPSLSRGMDEKFERALAAAYQARSAKADTDFFRFKVAPAIDQLPEKERIVINLMLQGIQSETKDLTKPSISKMLGLTDRAVRYRHSSAIKKLKALIADQGAS from the coding sequence ATGGAAAAGCCCGCTGACGAATTCCGCACCAGTCCTGTCCCCGTGCTTCAAGCGGTCAACCAAACAGACGGCACGAGATACTATCGACCGGCTCCAATAGAAGCAGCTATCCAGGTGGCGAAAGAGCTTTCGCGGGAAACTGTGTTGGCCAGGGCTAAAATCCGAAACACCGATGCGCCCGGATACGTTCCCTCGGAAGTGTTGGTGCATCTACTTCGAGCAAGTACGGACGACAAGTCGGACACGTTTTTCGATGCGCTGTATCAACTGATCATTCAGCGCATCGAGGCCTTGTGCCCCGTGCCTAGTCGACGCACGCAGGATGGCGGCGACAGTGCAGCTTCAACTGCGTTATTCGTCCGAGAAACCGTGGTGGGCCAAGTCAACGAGTACATCGCAAGAGATCGAGAAGGCTATTGCGAAAAACTCGATTTTTTTGAAGTCCGGTTCAACCAAGCCATCGCCCGTCGCAGATCTACCGCGAAGCGTACAATTGCCCGGAGAGAGGCGCGTACAGATTCGATGGACGCGCCAAGCCTTTCGAGAGGGATGGACGAGAAGTTTGAGAGAGCGTTGGCGGCGGCTTATCAAGCGCGAAGTGCCAAAGCTGACACTGATTTTTTCCGGTTTAAGGTCGCACCGGCGATTGATCAACTCCCGGAGAAGGAACGTATCGTGATCAATCTCATGCTCCAAGGTATTCAATCAGAGACCAAAGACCTCACTAAGCCCTCGATCTCAAAGATGTTGGGATTAACGGACAGAGCGGTCCGTTATCGGCATTCCAGTGCGATCAAAAAGCTAAAAGCACTCATCGCCGATCAGGGTGCGTCATGA
- a CDS encoding PIN domain-containing protein — MFANRYTALIDANVLVSAPKRDLIFTLAQAEMYRFRWSERILKETEAALALVFNKHGKPNAEDRAKASCGGMRSLFPEAMIDADFSATPAYPGLPDANDHHVVHAAILCKASMIVTENLADFPSEALQPFELEAKSADSFIADAIDLDQIRTAEAVKQLRTRLRNPAYSAEELLDTWEQRHGLTETVALLRPYQGLI, encoded by the coding sequence ATGTTTGCCAACCGCTACACCGCTCTCATTGATGCCAACGTGCTGGTAAGCGCGCCGAAGCGCGATCTGATCTTCACGTTGGCGCAGGCGGAAATGTATCGGTTTCGTTGGAGCGAGCGCATTTTGAAGGAAACCGAGGCCGCTCTGGCCTTGGTTTTCAACAAGCATGGAAAACCCAATGCCGAAGATCGCGCGAAAGCATCGTGCGGCGGGATGCGATCCTTGTTCCCGGAAGCCATGATCGACGCGGATTTTAGCGCAACGCCTGCCTACCCCGGGCTTCCCGATGCCAACGATCACCATGTCGTACACGCCGCTATTCTCTGCAAGGCATCCATGATCGTCACAGAAAACCTGGCTGATTTTCCGAGCGAGGCCCTCCAGCCCTTCGAACTGGAAGCGAAGTCAGCGGACAGTTTCATCGCGGATGCAATCGATCTAGACCAGATTCGCACCGCTGAAGCGGTAAAGCAGCTTCGGACCCGTCTGCGAAATCCCGCTTACAGCGCTGAAGAGCTTCTGGATACGTGGGAGCAACGCCATGGGCTGACCGAAACCGTCGCACTTTTGCGGCCCTATCAGGGGTTGATTTGA
- a CDS encoding helix-turn-helix domain-containing protein: MTTPGAYAFELGDTIPTEDMRTSAAHLREILLTHEAEPITVVDDKRERQTLVLAPALSKLLRDILAHIERGEGVTFVPNSKLLTTQQAADILNVSRPFLIKLLQEKKLPFTKTGRHRRIEARDVFAFKRERDAQRQRQLDDIIGMDQDLY; the protein is encoded by the coding sequence ATGACCACCCCAGGTGCCTATGCGTTTGAGTTGGGAGACACCATTCCAACAGAGGATATGCGAACCTCAGCAGCACACCTGCGCGAGATTCTATTAACACACGAAGCAGAGCCGATTACCGTCGTTGATGATAAGCGAGAACGACAAACCCTTGTGCTTGCACCAGCTCTTTCAAAGTTGCTGCGCGATATCCTTGCTCATATCGAGCGCGGAGAAGGCGTCACCTTTGTGCCAAACTCGAAATTGCTCACAACACAACAGGCTGCGGATATCCTGAATGTTTCTCGGCCGTTTCTCATAAAGTTGCTCCAAGAGAAAAAGTTACCGTTCACGAAGACCGGGCGACACCGGCGCATTGAAGCGAGAGATGTGTTCGCATTTAAACGAGAACGCGATGCGCAGCGACAACGCCAGCTCGATGACATCATCGGTATGGATCAGGATCTCTACTAA